A section of the Nitrososphaerota archaeon genome encodes:
- a CDS encoding MarR family transcriptional regulator, producing MGGAKKKGAAAMVKSQDDSKAKESGGRKDKKDRKGEKTERKAEISVILAEDQALKLIKSNNYLTIQELAKQTGVKISAANACLVGLLKKGAVKRAGGFSGHWIYQSA from the coding sequence ATGGGCGGAGCAAAGAAAAAGGGTGCAGCAGCCATGGTAAAATCACAAGATGACTCCAAGGCAAAAGAATCTGGAGGCAGAAAGGACAAGAAAGACAGAAAGGGAGAAAAGACAGAAAGAAAAGCCGAAATTTCAGTTATTCTAGCCGAAGACCAAGCACTCAAGCTCATAAAATCAAACAATTATCTTACTATCCAAGAATTAGCAAAACAAACTGGAGTCAAGATATCAGCTGCAAATGCATGTCTTGTCGGCTTGCTCAAAAAAGGCGCAGTAAAGCGAGCAGGCGGATTTTCAGGGCACTGGATTTACCAATCAGCCTAG